From the genome of Verrucomicrobiia bacterium, one region includes:
- a CDS encoding HNH endonuclease — MSMRDFLANPDWDAPFFKRLAHNDTGQAAGHQGGMVLPKELRRFLPSLDEAATSQIAPTTDRDLRAEMFVGTVRLTDSVVRYQFQTWGGTRSAESRITDGFAPLRNKAAEGDLLLFQRRADAVDCFRLVLVKQGTPEYQEVNQWVNGRRWGALFVTDLPVTQNQLTQACTEITRLAERPFEVVKPEVTRVETRQSRIARGSAFRESVRAEYMHRCAISGIDIATPSALYEVESAHVVPLSEGGSDDIRNGFALSQTIHWAFDRGLVGVLPNRTIYIPRLVKSMAENAFLKQFEKKPISEAKTRGLRVHADAFTWHYDNKVRQWD; from the coding sequence ATGAGCATGAGAGACTTTCTTGCGAATCCGGATTGGGATGCCCCGTTTTTCAAGCGGCTTGCTCACAACGACACTGGCCAAGCGGCAGGTCATCAGGGCGGAATGGTTTTGCCGAAAGAGCTTCGCCGTTTTCTCCCGAGCCTTGATGAAGCCGCCACCTCGCAAATTGCGCCTACGACGGATCGTGACTTGCGTGCCGAAATGTTTGTGGGAACGGTCCGCCTAACCGATAGCGTTGTGCGTTACCAATTCCAAACGTGGGGAGGCACGCGGTCAGCCGAGAGTCGCATAACCGACGGCTTCGCTCCACTCCGCAACAAAGCGGCTGAAGGCGATTTGCTTTTATTCCAGCGGCGTGCTGATGCAGTAGATTGCTTTCGGCTGGTTCTTGTGAAGCAAGGCACGCCTGAATATCAAGAAGTGAACCAGTGGGTCAACGGTCGGCGTTGGGGCGCACTCTTTGTTACAGACCTTCCCGTCACGCAAAATCAACTGACCCAAGCTTGCACCGAGATTACGAGACTGGCGGAGCGACCATTCGAAGTGGTTAAGCCAGAAGTGACGCGCGTGGAAACCCGACAAAGCAGAATTGCGCGAGGCTCGGCGTTTCGTGAAAGTGTTCGCGCGGAATATATGCACCGATGCGCAATCAGTGGGATTGACATTGCTACGCCGTCAGCGCTTTACGAAGTCGAATCCGCTCACGTCGTGCCGTTGAGTGAAGGTGGTTCAGATGACATACGCAATGGATTCGCTCTGTCGCAGACAATTCATTGGGCATTTGATCGCGGTCTGGTTGGCGTTCTGCCGAACCGCACGATTTACATTCCTCGCCTCGTCAAGAGCATGGCCGAGAACGCGTTCTTAAAGCAATTCGAGAAGAAGCCTATTTCAGAGGCCAAGACAAGAGGCCTGCGAGTCCATGCGGACGCGTTCACTTGGCACTACGACAACAAAGTCCGACAGTGGGATTGA
- the dcm gene encoding DNA (cytosine-5-)-methyltransferase: protein MSKHRATARRKNTTDALREVAREYRINGSGVQHQLRFIDLFCGIGGFRIAFERAGCECVFSSDWNDKAQETYAANFGEKPHGDIYGVPDDSIPQHNILCAGFPCQPFSIAGVSKKLSLGKKHGFEDKEQGNLFFKLAELIDHRRPDAFVLENVKHLQRHDKGNTFRIIWETLTDHLKYHVYHRVIDAQSVVPQHRERIFLVGFRDRRHFEFPEYPREGPKLESILDAEVPEKYTLTDHLWNYLQAYAAKHKAAGNGFGFGLVTGKGIARTLSARYYKDGSEILISQGSRKNPRRLTPRECARLMGYPADFKIPVSDTQAYKQFGNSVVVPVVERIAKAVVEALQRPVDYRKDLVLELAEREGRTPRMKPKSPMKPVQYKVARKSK, encoded by the coding sequence ATGTCGAAGCACAGAGCCACTGCCAGAAGAAAGAATACGACCGACGCACTCCGCGAAGTCGCGCGGGAATATCGCATCAACGGCAGTGGTGTTCAGCACCAGCTCCGGTTCATTGACCTCTTTTGCGGCATCGGCGGTTTCCGCATCGCATTCGAGCGCGCGGGTTGCGAATGCGTATTTTCCTCCGACTGGAACGATAAGGCACAGGAAACTTACGCGGCGAACTTTGGCGAGAAACCGCATGGCGACATCTACGGCGTGCCGGATGACTCCATTCCGCAACACAACATTCTGTGCGCCGGTTTCCCCTGCCAGCCGTTTAGCATCGCGGGTGTTTCCAAGAAACTCAGTCTTGGCAAGAAACATGGCTTCGAGGACAAGGAACAGGGCAATCTATTTTTCAAGCTCGCTGAGTTGATTGACCACCGCCGGCCTGACGCCTTCGTGTTGGAAAATGTCAAACACCTTCAACGTCACGATAAGGGCAATACCTTTCGCATCATTTGGGAAACGCTCACTGACCATCTGAAATATCACGTTTATCATCGTGTGATTGACGCGCAAAGTGTCGTGCCGCAGCACCGCGAACGCATCTTCCTCGTCGGCTTCCGCGACCGCCGCCATTTCGAGTTTCCGGAATACCCGCGCGAAGGGCCAAAGCTGGAATCCATCCTCGACGCCGAAGTCCCGGAGAAATACACACTCACTGATCATCTTTGGAATTATCTCCAGGCATACGCCGCGAAACACAAAGCCGCCGGCAACGGATTCGGTTTCGGTCTGGTAACAGGAAAAGGCATTGCGCGAACTTTGAGCGCCCGCTACTACAAGGACGGTTCGGAAATCCTTATCTCACAAGGCTCGCGAAAAAATCCTCGCCGCCTCACGCCACGCGAATGTGCTCGGCTCATGGGCTATCCGGCTGACTTCAAAATTCCTGTCTCCGACACGCAAGCCTACAAGCAATTCGGAAACTCGGTCGTTGTACCGGTTGTTGAACGGATTGCAAAAGCTGTCGTGGAGGCTTTGCAGAGGCCGGTGGACTACCGGAAAGACCTCGTGCTTGAACTTGCCGAGCGTGAAGGGCGAACGCCGCGAATGAAACCCAAATCGCCGATGAAGCCGGTGCAATACAAGGTTGCGAGGAAGAGCAAATGA
- the hemL gene encoding glutamate-1-semialdehyde 2,1-aminomutase: MSSRTKSEALFAAALNCIPGGVNSPVRAFRAVGGQPFFVSQASGARITDVDGNEYLDYVGTWGPAILGHAHPKIIAAIKTAADFGTSFGIPNPREVTMAERICQLVPSVQKVRMTNSGTEACMSAIRLARGFTKRDQIIKFAGCYHGHADSLLVKAGSGALTFGNPDSAGVPADFARHTLVLPYNETEPLQAAFAAHPDTIACIIVEPVAGNAGLFNPKPGWLEFLRQITQAHGALLIFDEVMTGFRLAPGGAQERFGITPDLTTFGKIIGGGLPVGALGGRADIMDYLAPVGPVYQAGTLSGNPLALAAGLANLDELAAGNYYEQLETRGAQLEAGLRAAARSAKVAATFNRCGSMFCCYFTDQPVWNLDDAMRSDRERFKKFFHGMLAAGVYLAPSQFEAGFISAAHTEADIEQTVKAATQVLKGLA, from the coding sequence ATGAGTTCGCGGACCAAATCCGAGGCGCTGTTTGCGGCGGCGCTCAACTGTATTCCCGGCGGGGTTAATTCACCCGTGCGCGCCTTTCGCGCGGTGGGCGGTCAACCGTTCTTCGTCTCCCAAGCCAGCGGCGCTCGGATCACCGACGTGGACGGCAACGAATACCTGGATTATGTCGGCACGTGGGGGCCGGCCATTCTCGGGCACGCGCATCCGAAAATTATTGCCGCGATAAAAACCGCCGCAGATTTCGGCACGAGCTTCGGCATTCCCAATCCGCGCGAGGTCACCATGGCCGAACGGATTTGTCAGTTGGTGCCGTCCGTGCAAAAAGTTCGCATGACCAATTCCGGCACGGAAGCCTGCATGAGCGCCATCCGACTGGCGCGCGGTTTCACCAAGCGCGACCAGATCATCAAGTTCGCCGGTTGCTATCATGGTCACGCGGATTCGTTGCTGGTCAAAGCGGGTTCAGGCGCGCTCACGTTCGGCAATCCGGACAGCGCCGGCGTGCCGGCGGATTTTGCCAGACACACCCTCGTGTTGCCCTATAACGAAACGGAACCGCTCCAGGCCGCGTTCGCCGCGCACCCCGACACCATCGCGTGCATCATCGTCGAACCGGTGGCGGGCAATGCCGGTTTGTTTAATCCGAAACCGGGCTGGCTCGAGTTCCTCCGGCAGATCACTCAGGCGCACGGCGCGTTGCTCATCTTCGACGAGGTGATGACCGGTTTTCGCCTCGCGCCGGGCGGCGCTCAGGAAAGATTCGGCATCACGCCGGACCTGACCACGTTCGGCAAAATCATCGGCGGCGGATTGCCCGTCGGCGCGCTGGGAGGCCGCGCGGACATCATGGATTACCTCGCGCCGGTCGGTCCGGTTTATCAAGCGGGCACTCTCAGTGGCAATCCACTGGCCCTGGCCGCGGGTCTGGCCAATCTGGATGAACTCGCTGCGGGAAATTATTACGAACAACTCGAAACCCGTGGCGCGCAGTTGGAAGCGGGGCTGCGCGCGGCGGCTCGGTCCGCCAAGGTTGCGGCGACGTTTAATCGCTGTGGCTCGATGTTTTGTTGCTACTTTACCGATCAGCCCGTCTGGAATCTGGATGACGCGATGCGGTCCGATCGCGAGCGCTTCAAAAAGTTTTTTCACGGCATGTTGGCCGCCGGCGTGTATCTGGCGCCATCACAATTCGAGGCCGGCTTCATTTCGGCCGCGCACACCGAGGCGGACATCGAGCAAACCGTAAAGGCGGCGACCCAGGTGTTGAAGGGGCTGGCGTAA
- a CDS encoding metallophosphoesterase gives MKSILFTITALWLIGAAGANEVYINEVLPNAPGADTGNEYFELRGTPNLSLTGYYLISVEGQGTGTPGKGDINQFFDLSAFSLGANGYLFARQAGSKYTTTAPAATVIENTIGTGWGQVNGAGSTVGHYSDGTQVDLENSAATILLVKVEPGGILPAVTIDLDTNNDGFLDLPAGWTVVDSVGIMDGAGAAATDAVYGAINFRAPDTNGNYVGTCAYGNIINVPGPLTTSSGTFYVGRKGESTGSTANDWVGAIADGSAGSPLNFIFHSASDPAYNGLKIADMVYGGTNWGPTDVPGSPEIPVLIGPPSNAVNVATAATLQASVGDPGGSNLTVVFYGGPVSTGPDFTLVALPDTQYYSASARRGLPAMFNAQTDWIIANRLAWNIAYVAHLGDIVDTGDTLTQWRNATNALYRLENPLLTGLPDGIPYGVTVGNHDQAPNGDPSGDSTAYFNQFFGVDHFAGKSYYGGHYGTNNDNHFDLFSAGGMDFIVIYFEYDTQANAAVLAWAKALLQTYSQRRAIVVSHYIGRAATPSSFGAQGAAIYNELKSQPNLFLMLSGHVNGEGMREDVFAGNTVRTLVSDFQFRPDGGGGFLRLLRFSPAFNQVRVFSYSPWLREYETDADSQLEFAYNMQATTTTFTPIATNYVPAGSLVDCNWTGLTPGAAYDWYITANNGRETSVSPIWRFATAPENPPWTNLAPILNEFSHHTMPANTTAEIPFTIADAETDPTNLVVTAASSNAPLLPPAGINVTGAGANRVLQLTPAPDQAGAAWITVAVSDGDYTPSKSFMLKVQQPEILALWNFNSNPPDNNTSTGTLIPAIGAGVAASVGTATDSLNSDVASRSFDPNQTDNSKWRLTAFPSQGAGNRTSGAEFRVSTVGSRNLGISWDHYNSATASRYWRVQYTVDGVNFNNTSFVYTNPHETLWFPTGLSLAGLPGVDDNPNFGFRIVSEWENTATGQGANQYRGTQTSGSYSSGGTLWLDMVTLSAEIIPPQLTLERMDNLLFLSWPTNQWAFTLQSRTNLILGAWAAVPTPPVITNGHHLVVTTNFPGPRFFRLAH, from the coding sequence ATGAAATCCATACTTTTCACGATTACCGCCTTGTGGCTGATCGGAGCGGCCGGGGCCAATGAGGTCTATATCAACGAGGTGTTGCCCAATGCGCCCGGGGCGGATACCGGCAATGAATACTTCGAACTACGCGGCACGCCCAATCTGTCCCTGACCGGTTATTATCTGATCAGCGTGGAGGGGCAAGGCACGGGCACTCCCGGCAAAGGCGACATCAACCAGTTTTTTGATTTGAGCGCCTTCTCCCTCGGGGCCAACGGATATTTGTTTGCGCGGCAAGCGGGCAGCAAATACACGACGACCGCTCCCGCAGCCACAGTGATTGAGAACACCATCGGTACCGGTTGGGGACAAGTGAACGGCGCCGGGAGCACCGTGGGCCATTATTCAGACGGCACACAAGTGGACCTGGAAAACAGTGCGGCTACGATCTTACTGGTTAAAGTCGAACCCGGCGGTATTTTGCCCGCGGTGACGATTGATCTGGACACGAACAACGACGGCTTTTTGGATTTACCCGCGGGTTGGACGGTGGTGGATTCAGTGGGAATCATGGATGGGGCCGGCGCGGCGGCGACGGATGCCGTTTATGGGGCCATTAATTTTCGGGCGCCAGACACCAACGGGAACTACGTGGGCACCTGCGCTTACGGCAACATCATCAATGTGCCGGGGCCGTTGACCACCAGCTCGGGCACATTTTACGTGGGGCGCAAGGGCGAATCCACCGGTTCGACCGCCAACGATTGGGTGGGTGCGATCGCGGATGGTTCGGCGGGCAGTCCGTTGAACTTCATTTTCCATAGCGCCAGTGATCCGGCTTACAACGGCCTGAAGATCGCCGACATGGTTTATGGCGGGACCAACTGGGGACCGACGGACGTGCCGGGTTCGCCCGAAATCCCGGTCTTGATCGGGCCGCCGAGCAACGCGGTGAACGTCGCCACCGCTGCGACATTGCAGGCCAGTGTGGGCGACCCGGGCGGCAGCAATTTGACCGTCGTATTTTATGGGGGTCCGGTTTCGACCGGTCCGGACTTCACGCTGGTGGCGCTGCCGGATACGCAATACTACAGTGCCTCGGCCCGGCGCGGGCTTCCCGCCATGTTCAACGCGCAAACGGATTGGATCATCGCCAATCGCCTCGCGTGGAACATCGCCTACGTGGCGCATCTGGGGGACATCGTGGATACGGGCGATACGCTGACGCAATGGCGCAACGCCACCAACGCTCTTTACCGGTTGGAAAATCCGTTGCTCACGGGGTTGCCGGATGGCATCCCGTACGGCGTGACCGTGGGCAACCATGATCAGGCGCCCAATGGAGATCCGAGTGGCGACAGCACCGCGTACTTCAATCAATTTTTTGGCGTGGATCACTTTGCCGGCAAGTCGTACTACGGCGGCCATTACGGCACCAACAACGACAACCACTTCGATTTGTTTTCCGCAGGCGGCATGGATTTCATCGTGATTTACTTCGAATACGATACCCAAGCCAATGCGGCAGTGTTGGCCTGGGCCAAAGCGCTGCTGCAAACCTACTCGCAACGGCGCGCCATCGTTGTCAGTCATTACATTGGTCGCGCGGCCACGCCTTCCAGTTTTGGCGCGCAAGGCGCCGCCATTTACAACGAACTCAAGTCCCAGCCCAACCTCTTCCTCATGCTCTCGGGACACGTTAATGGCGAGGGAATGCGCGAGGATGTCTTTGCGGGGAACACGGTGCGCACCCTGGTTTCCGATTTCCAATTCCGTCCCGACGGCGGGGGCGGGTTCCTGCGATTGCTGCGTTTCTCGCCCGCTTTCAACCAGGTTCGCGTCTTCAGTTATTCTCCCTGGCTGCGCGAGTACGAAACTGATGCCGACAGTCAGTTGGAGTTTGCCTACAACATGCAGGCGACGACGACCACTTTCACCCCCATCGCCACGAATTACGTGCCGGCGGGCAGTTTGGTGGATTGCAACTGGACGGGTTTGACGCCCGGCGCCGCCTACGATTGGTACATTACGGCCAATAACGGTCGGGAAACTTCGGTCAGCCCCATTTGGCGCTTCGCCACGGCACCAGAGAATCCGCCGTGGACCAACCTCGCCCCGATCCTCAATGAATTTTCGCACCATACGATGCCGGCCAATACCACCGCCGAGATTCCCTTCACGATTGCTGACGCGGAAACGGATCCTACCAATTTGGTGGTGACCGCCGCCTCGAGCAACGCCCCGCTGCTGCCCCCGGCGGGCATCAACGTGACGGGCGCGGGCGCCAACCGCGTGTTGCAATTGACCCCCGCACCCGATCAAGCCGGCGCCGCCTGGATTACGGTTGCCGTGAGCGACGGCGATTACACCCCCAGCAAATCGTTCATGCTTAAGGTGCAACAGCCGGAGATTCTGGCGCTCTGGAATTTCAACAGTAATCCACCGGATAACAACACTTCCACCGGCACCCTGATTCCCGCGATCGGTGCCGGCGTCGCGGCCAGCGTGGGCACGGCCACCGACTCGCTGAACAGCGACGTGGCGTCGCGCAGTTTTGATCCCAATCAGACTGATAATTCCAAGTGGCGATTGACCGCGTTCCCATCCCAAGGCGCGGGCAACCGGACCAGCGGCGCGGAATTCCGCGTCAGCACCGTCGGCAGCCGTAATCTCGGGATTTCCTGGGATCACTACAACAGCGCCACCGCCAGCCGGTATTGGCGGGTGCAATACACCGTGGACGGCGTCAACTTCAATAACACCTCCTTCGTTTATACCAATCCTCATGAAACATTGTGGTTTCCCACCGGGCTTAGTCTGGCCGGTCTTCCCGGCGTGGACGACAATCCCAACTTTGGCTTCCGCATCGTCAGCGAATGGGAAAACACGGCCACCGGCCAGGGCGCGAATCAGTATCGGGGCACGCAAACCAGTGGCAGTTACAGTTCCGGCGGCACCCTCTGGCTGGACATGGTGACGCTCTCGGCGGAGATCATTCCACCGCAACTCACGCTGGAGCGGATGGATAACTTATTGTTCCTTTCCTGGCCCACCAATCAGTGGGCGTTCACGCTCCAAAGCCGCACCAATCTGATCCTCGGGGCGTGGGCAGCGGTCCCGACTCCGCCGGTGATCACTAATGGGCATCATCTCGTCGTGACCACCAATTTCCCCGGCCCGCGGTTCTTCCGTCTGGCTCACTGA
- the ilvB gene encoding biosynthetic-type acetolactate synthase large subunit produces MLGRDIFVEALEREGVEVIFAYPGGASMEIHQSLTKSKIRTILPRHEQGGSFAAGGYARATGKAGVCMTTSGPGATNMVTSIADAYMDSVPLIAITGQVPSAMIGRGAFQETDIIGMTLPVVKQSYLVKDVNEIPWIIKEAFYLAQSGRPGPVVIDVPKDVQQIKTHPVWPTLEQVKKRLRGYQQPQLKADDLALNEIIGLIEKAERPVLYCGGGIVMGNAMAELKKFAEATNIPVTTTLGGLGGFPETHPQSLRWLGMHGSAVANWAVSGEFEKRKSFSEPMVKLHEGADLLLAFGVRFDDRVTGKVEEFCKTGTIVHIDIDASEINKNCKAHLPIVGEIKDALTRLNRLLAKRPLNKKYPAWWKQIEAWREKAPFAYAVTPEIMNSEHMRKHLKGQPEECILPEMVVEELYALTKGDAFITTGVGQHQMWAAQWYKYKQPRRYISSLGLGSMGFGYPAALGVKAAFPNKQVIDIDGDGSFLMNNQELATAKVEKLAVKAIVLNNQYLGMVMQWEDKFYGGNRGHTYLGNPEARTEIYPDYVQMCESFGVKCERVLYKKDLRAAIQRMLAADEPYVLDVIVPHTEHVLPFIPGGKTVADMIWKL; encoded by the coding sequence ATGTTGGGCCGCGACATCTTTGTCGAGGCGCTCGAGCGTGAAGGCGTGGAAGTCATCTTCGCTTATCCCGGCGGCGCGAGCATGGAAATCCATCAATCCCTGACGAAATCCAAGATACGCACCATTCTGCCGCGACACGAACAGGGCGGCTCGTTTGCCGCAGGCGGTTACGCTCGCGCCACCGGCAAGGCCGGCGTGTGCATGACCACCAGCGGCCCGGGGGCCACGAACATGGTCACCTCCATTGCCGATGCTTACATGGATTCCGTCCCGCTGATCGCCATCACCGGTCAGGTGCCCAGTGCGATGATTGGTCGCGGCGCCTTTCAGGAAACCGACATCATCGGCATGACGCTGCCCGTGGTGAAACAAAGCTATCTGGTGAAGGACGTGAACGAGATTCCGTGGATCATCAAGGAGGCGTTTTATCTGGCGCAATCCGGTCGCCCCGGTCCGGTGGTGATTGATGTGCCCAAAGACGTGCAACAGATCAAAACGCATCCGGTCTGGCCCACGTTGGAGCAGGTCAAGAAACGGCTGCGCGGCTACCAGCAACCGCAGTTGAAGGCGGACGACCTGGCGTTGAATGAAATCATCGGTTTGATCGAAAAGGCCGAGCGCCCGGTGTTGTATTGCGGCGGCGGCATCGTCATGGGCAACGCCATGGCTGAATTGAAAAAATTCGCCGAGGCCACCAACATTCCCGTGACCACGACCCTCGGTGGGCTGGGCGGATTTCCGGAAACGCATCCGCAATCCTTGCGCTGGCTGGGCATGCACGGTTCAGCCGTGGCCAACTGGGCGGTGAGCGGTGAATTCGAGAAACGCAAATCCTTCAGCGAGCCCATGGTCAAGTTGCATGAGGGCGCGGATTTGTTGCTGGCGTTTGGGGTGCGATTCGATGATCGCGTGACCGGCAAGGTGGAGGAATTCTGCAAGACCGGCACGATCGTCCACATTGACATTGACGCCTCGGAGATTAACAAGAATTGCAAAGCGCACCTGCCCATCGTCGGTGAGATCAAGGACGCGCTGACCCGCTTGAACCGCCTGCTGGCCAAGCGACCCTTGAACAAAAAATATCCGGCCTGGTGGAAGCAGATCGAGGCCTGGCGCGAGAAAGCTCCGTTCGCCTACGCCGTGACGCCGGAAATCATGAACAGCGAACACATGCGCAAACACCTCAAGGGGCAGCCCGAGGAATGTATTCTGCCGGAGATGGTCGTGGAGGAATTGTACGCCCTGACCAAAGGCGACGCCTTCATCACCACTGGCGTCGGGCAGCACCAGATGTGGGCGGCGCAATGGTATAAATACAAACAACCCCGGCGCTACATCAGCAGTCTGGGTCTGGGTTCGATGGGTTTTGGTTATCCGGCGGCGCTGGGCGTAAAAGCCGCGTTCCCGAACAAACAGGTGATTGACATTGACGGTGACGGTTCGTTCCTGATGAACAACCAGGAACTGGCCACGGCCAAGGTGGAAAAGCTGGCCGTGAAAGCCATCGTGTTGAACAACCAATACCTCGGCATGGTGATGCAGTGGGAGGATAAATTCTACGGCGGCAACCGGGGGCATACGTATCTCGGCAACCCTGAAGCGCGCACGGAAATTTATCCCGACTACGTGCAGATGTGCGAATCGTTTGGCGTGAAATGCGAGCGGGTGCTGTACAAAAAAGACCTGCGCGCCGCCATCCAGCGCATGTTGGCTGCCGACGAACCCTACGTGCTGGACGTCATCGTGCCGCACACCGAGCACGTGCTGCCGTTCATTCCGGGAGGTAAAACCGTGGCAGACATGATCTGGAAACTCTGA
- a CDS encoding Gfo/Idh/MocA family oxidoreductase, with product MIGYRFMGKAHSNAWRQAPRFFPLKANVEMHTICGRNPAGVQAARAQLGWQNASTDWREVVEDPLIDIVDITTPNDSHAEIAIAAAQNGKHVLCEKPLALTVKQAEQMLAAVQKAKVVHMVCHNYRRIPAIAQARKMIQEGALGQIYHFRARYAQDWPADPQFPLVWRLQKEVSGSGAHGDINAHILDLGRYLVGEFTEVNGLLHTFITERPLPAAPGKEQGLGGKGAGKLGKVTVDDASLFIGRFANGALANLEATRMALGRKNHIEIEINGSKGSLYFDFEDMNRLKFFNHADAPDRQGFHDILVTKGGVHPYCAHWWPEGHLIGYEHTFIHTVVDFVNACVDGKPVQPTFEDGVQNQRVLDAVEKSATTGKWVKVRTA from the coding sequence ATGATTGGATACCGCTTCATGGGCAAGGCGCATTCGAACGCTTGGCGACAAGCCCCGCGCTTCTTTCCGCTCAAGGCGAACGTGGAAATGCACACCATCTGTGGTCGTAACCCCGCCGGCGTGCAGGCCGCCCGCGCCCAGTTGGGCTGGCAGAACGCCTCCACCGATTGGCGCGAGGTGGTGGAAGACCCGCTGATTGACATCGTGGATATCACCACCCCGAACGATTCCCACGCGGAAATCGCCATCGCGGCGGCGCAGAACGGCAAACACGTCCTGTGCGAAAAACCGCTCGCGCTGACAGTCAAACAGGCCGAGCAAATGCTCGCCGCCGTACAAAAAGCCAAAGTGGTTCACATGGTGTGCCACAATTATCGGCGCATCCCGGCCATCGCCCAGGCCCGGAAAATGATCCAGGAAGGCGCGCTGGGGCAGATTTACCACTTCCGCGCGCGTTACGCCCAGGATTGGCCCGCCGACCCCCAATTCCCGCTCGTCTGGCGTTTGCAGAAGGAAGTCAGCGGCAGCGGCGCGCATGGCGACATCAATGCGCACATCCTCGATCTCGGCCGCTATCTGGTGGGCGAGTTCACCGAGGTGAACGGTTTGTTGCACACGTTTATTACGGAACGACCGTTGCCCGCCGCCCCCGGTAAAGAACAGGGCTTGGGCGGCAAAGGCGCCGGCAAACTCGGCAAAGTGACCGTGGACGATGCGTCGCTGTTCATCGGACGCTTTGCCAACGGCGCCCTGGCCAACCTGGAAGCCACGCGCATGGCCTTGGGGCGGAAGAACCACATCGAGATTGAAATCAACGGCAGCAAAGGCTCGCTCTATTTTGATTTCGAGGACATGAACCGCCTCAAATTTTTCAATCATGCCGATGCGCCCGACCGTCAGGGTTTTCACGATATTCTCGTCACCAAAGGCGGGGTGCATCCGTATTGCGCGCACTGGTGGCCGGAGGGACACCTCATCGGCTACGAGCACACCTTCATTCACACGGTTGTGGATTTTGTGAACGCGTGCGTGGACGGCAAGCCGGTGCAACCCACCTTTGAAGACGGCGTGCAAAATCAGCGGGTGCTGGACGCGGTGGAAAAATCCGCCACCACCGGCAAATGGGTCAAAGTCCGGACCGCTTGA
- the lpxD gene encoding UDP-3-O-(3-hydroxymyristoyl)glucosamine N-acyltransferase codes for MIFSAAQVAEHLQGELLGDGQTPLQGFAPAAQAQRGDLTFAENDEFLTRAEQSAAAAIIVGAQTTSRSGKTLIRVNNVRIAFARALELFFPEPIPPPGIHPTAVVAESAQVDLTAHIGPYCVVGERVKLGARTILHAYNSIGADSVLGASCVLFPHVVLYPRSELGQRVRIHAGSVIGADGYGYVLDHGAHRKVPQIGNVIIGDDVEIGANVTVDRGALGPTVIGKGTKIDNLVQIGHNVRIGEHCLVISQTGIAGSTQLGNYVILAGQVGLAGHLKIGNKVTVAAQSGVMHNIPDGQTVLGSPALPDKQTKRQMLAIQKLPELLRRVRQLEKKLGGPDADPT; via the coding sequence ATGATTTTTTCTGCCGCACAGGTAGCCGAACACCTCCAAGGGGAGCTGTTGGGCGACGGTCAAACCCCACTCCAAGGCTTCGCCCCCGCCGCCCAGGCGCAGCGCGGGGACCTCACTTTCGCCGAAAATGATGAGTTTTTAACGCGAGCGGAACAATCGGCGGCGGCGGCGATCATCGTCGGCGCGCAAACCACTTCGCGGAGCGGCAAGACGCTGATTCGCGTTAACAACGTCCGGATTGCCTTCGCCCGGGCGCTCGAGCTGTTTTTTCCAGAACCGATCCCGCCGCCCGGCATCCATCCCACCGCCGTCGTGGCGGAATCCGCTCAAGTGGACCTCACGGCGCACATTGGCCCCTATTGCGTCGTCGGAGAGCGGGTGAAGCTCGGCGCGCGGACCATCTTGCACGCTTACAATTCCATCGGCGCGGATTCCGTGCTGGGCGCAAGCTGCGTGCTGTTTCCGCACGTTGTGCTGTATCCGCGCTCGGAACTGGGTCAACGCGTGCGGATTCATGCCGGCTCGGTGATCGGCGCGGATGGTTACGGCTATGTGCTGGACCACGGCGCGCACCGCAAGGTGCCGCAGATCGGCAACGTCATCATCGGCGACGACGTGGAGATCGGGGCCAACGTCACCGTGGATCGCGGCGCGCTGGGGCCGACGGTCATCGGCAAGGGCACGAAGATTGATAACCTTGTGCAAATCGGGCACAACGTCCGGATTGGAGAACACTGTCTGGTTATTTCCCAGACCGGCATCGCCGGCAGCACGCAGTTGGGCAACTACGTCATTCTCGCCGGACAGGTGGGGCTGGCCGGACATTTGAAAATCGGCAACAAAGTGACCGTCGCGGCGCAATCCGGGGTGATGCACAACATCCCCGACGGCCAGACCGTGCTGGGCAGTCCGGCGTTGCCCGACAAGCAAACCAAGCGGCAGATGCTGGCGATACAAAAATTGCCCGAGCTGCTGCGCCGCGTCCGGCAGTTGGAGAAAAAACTGGGCGGCCCGGATGCGGACCCCACCTGA